One window of Equus quagga isolate Etosha38 chromosome 4, UCLA_HA_Equagga_1.0, whole genome shotgun sequence genomic DNA carries:
- the LOC124238608 gene encoding olfactory receptor 5K1-like, protein MIEDNHSLTTEFILTGFTDHPELKTLLFVVFLAIYLITMVGNLGLVALIFKERRLHTPMYVFLGNLALMDSCCSCAVTPKMLENFFSEDRMISLNECMAQFYFLCVAETADCFLLAAMAYDRYVAIGHPLQYHTVMSRKLCIQMTTGAYIAGNLHSMIHVGLLFRLTFCGSHQINHFYCDVLPLYRLSCADPYINELMIFIFSGLVQVFTISIVLISYLCILFTIFKMKSKEGRGKALSTCASHFLSVSMFYGSLLFEYVRPSSIKEEDKDISIAVFYTLVIPLLNPFIYSLRNKEVINVMKKTMKKIS, encoded by the coding sequence atgatTGAGGATAACCATTCCTTGACAACTGAGTTTATCCTCACAGGATTTACAGATCACCCAGAGCTGAAGACCCTTCTGTTTGTGGTGTTCTTGGCCATCTATCTGATCACCATGGTGGGGAATCTTGGTTTGGTGGCACTGATTTTTAAGGAGCGGCGTCTTCACACACCAATGTACGTCTTTCTGGGCAACCTGGCTCTGATGGATTCCTGTTGTTCCTGTGCCGTCACCCCCAAGATGTTAGAGAACTTCTTTTCTGAGGACAGAATGATTTCCCTTAATGAATGCATggcacaattttattttctatgcgTTGCTGAAACTGCAGACTGCTTTCTCCTGGCggccatggcctatgaccgctatgtggccatagGCCACCCACTGCAGTACCATACCGTGATGTCCAGGAAACTCTGCATTCAGATGACCACAGGGGCATACATCGCTGGAAACCTGCATTCCATGATTCATGTAGGGCTTCTGTTTAGGTTAACTTTCTGTGGGTCTCATCAAATCAATCACTTTTATTGTGATGTTCTTCCATTATACAGACTCTCCTGTGCTGACCCTTATATCAATGAATTgatgatatttatcttttcagGGTTAGTTCAAGTCTTCACTATTTCCATAGTTTTGATCTCTTATCTCTGCATCCTTTTCACgattttcaaaatgaaatccaAAGAAGGAAGAGGCAAAGCCTTATCTACATGTGCATCCCACTTTCTGTCTGTCTCAATGTTCTATGGTTCTCTTCTCTTTGAGTACGTTCGACCAAGTTCAATTAAAGAAGAGGATAAGGATATATCCATTGCTGTTTTTTATACTCTAGTAATTCCTTTATTAAATCCTTTTATTTATAGTCTAAGAAATAAGGAAGTAATAAATGTTATGaaaaaaactatgaagaaaatttCTTAA